A genomic segment from Oncorhynchus keta strain PuntledgeMale-10-30-2019 chromosome 7, Oket_V2, whole genome shotgun sequence encodes:
- the LOC127931178 gene encoding uncharacterized protein LOC127931178 isoform X4: MLKWVSESVKKDPKTRRVASNLLWMETVVSKVLWMETVVSKVLWMETVVSKVLWMETVVSNVLWMETVVSKVLWMETVVSKVLWMETVVSKVLWMETVVSKVLWMETVVSKVLWMETVVSKVLWMETVVSKVLWMETVVSKVLWMETVVSKVLWMETVVSKVLWMETVVSKVLWMETVVSNLLWMETVVSNLLWMETVVSKVLWMETVVSKVLWMETVVSNLLWMETVVSKVLWMETVVSKVLWMETVVSKVLWMETVVSKVLWMETVVSKVLWMETVVSKVLWMETVVSKVLWMETVVSNLLWMETVVYKVLWMETVVSKVLWMETVVSNVLWMETVVSKVLWMETVVSRVMDGDCSIQGVMDGDCSIQGVMDGDCSIQGVMDGDCSIQGVMDGDCSIPCYGWRL; the protein is encoded by the coding sequence ATGCTAAAATGGGTATCAGAGAGTGTCAAAAAGGACCCGAAGACGAGACGGGTGGCATCCAAcctgttatggatggagactgtagtatccaaggtgttatggatggagactgtagtatccaaggtgttatggatggagactgtagtatccaaggtgttatggatggagactgtagtatccaatgtgttatggatggagactgtagtatccaaggtgttatggatggagactgtagtatccaaggtgttatggatggagactgtagtatccaaggtgttatggatggagactgtagtatccaaggtgttatggatggagactgtagtatccaaggtgttatggatggagactgtagtatccaaggtgttatggatggagactgtagtatccaaggtgttatggatggagactgtagtatccaaggtgttatggatggagactgtagtatccaaggtgttatggatggagactgtagtatccaaggtgttatggatggagactgtagtatccaaggtgttatggatggagactgtagtatccaacctgttatggatggagactgtagtatccaacctgttatggatggagactgtagtatccaaggtgttatggatggagactgtagtatccaaggtgttatggatggagactgtagtatccaacctgttatggatggagactgtagtatccaaggtgttatggatggagactgtagtatccaaggtgttatggatggagactgtagtatccaaggtgttatggatggagactgtagtatccaaggtgttatggatggagactgtagtatccaaggtgttatggatggagactgtagtatccaaggtgttatggatggagactgtagtatccaaggtgttatggatggagactgtagtatccaacctgttatggatggagactgtagtatacaaggtgttatggatggagactgtagtatccaaggtgttatggatggagactgtagtatccaatgtgttatggatggagactgtagtatccaaggtgttatggatggagactgtagtatcccgtgttatggatggagactgtagtatccaaggtgttatggatggagactgtagtatccaaggtgttatggatggagactgtagtatccaaggtgttatggatggagactgtagtatccaaggtgttatggatggagactgtagtatccc
- the LOC127931178 gene encoding uncharacterized protein LOC127931178 isoform X3 — protein sequence MLKWVSESVKKDPKTRRVASNLLWMETVVSKVLWMETVVSKVLWMETVVSKVLWMETVVSNVLWMETVVSKVLWMETVVSKVLWMETVVSKVLWMETVVSKVLWMETVVSKVLWMETVVSKVLWMETVVSKVLWMETVVSKVLWMETVVSKVLWMETVVSKVLWMETVVSKVLWMETVVSNLLWMETVVSNLLWMETVVSKVLWMETVVSKVLWMETVVSNLLWMETVVSKVLWMETVVSKVLWMETVVSKVLWMETVVSKVLWMETVVSKVLWMETVVSKVLWMETVVSKVLWMETVVSNLLWMETVVYKVLWMETVVSKVLWMETVVSNVLWMETVVSKVLWMETVVSRVMDGDCSIQGVMDGDCSIQGVMDGDCSIQGVMDGDCSIQGVMDGDCSIPCYGWRL from the exons ATGCTAAAATGGGTATCAGAGAGTGTCAAAAAGGACCCGAAGACGAGACGGGTGGCATCCAAcctgttatggatggagactgtagtatccaaggtgttatggatggagactgtagtatccaaggtgttatggatggagactgtagtatccaaggtgttatggatggagactgtagtatccaatgtgttatggatggagactgtagtatccaaggtgttatggatggagactgtagtatccaaggtgttatggatggagactgtagtatccaaggtgttatggatggagactgtagtatccaaggtgttatggatggagactgtagtatccaaggtgttatggatggagactgtagtatccaaggtgttatggatggagactgtagtatccaaggtgttatggatggagactgtagtatccaaggtgttatggatggagactgtagtatccaaggtgttatggatggagactgtagtatccaaggtgttatggatggagactgtagtatccaaggtgttatggatggagactgtagtatccaacctgttatggatggagactgtagtatccaacctgttatggatggagactgtagtatccaaggtgttatggatggagactgtagtatccaaggtgttatggatggagactgtagtatccaacctgttatggatggagactgtagtatccaaggtgttatggatggagactgtagtatccaaggtgttatggatggagactgtagtatccaaggtgttatggatggagactgtagtatccaaggtgttatggatggagactgtagtatccaaggtgttatggatggagactgtagtatccaaggtgttatggatggagactgtagtatccaaggtgttatggatggagactgtagtatccaacctgttatggatggagactgtagtatacaaggtgttatggatggagactgtagtatccaaggtgttatggatggagactgtagtatccaatgtgttatggatggagactgtagtatccaaggtgttatggatggagactgtagtatcccgtgttatggatggagactgtagtatccaaggtgttatggatggagactgtagtatccaaggtgttatggatggagactgtagtatccaaggtgttatggatggagactgtagtatccaag gtgttatggatggagactgtagtatcccgtgttatggatggagactgtag
- the LOC127931178 gene encoding uncharacterized protein LOC127931178 isoform X8, which yields MLKWVSESVKKDPKTRRVASNLLWMETVVSKVLWMETVVSKVLWMETVVSKVLWMETVVSNVLWMETVVSKVLWMETVVSKVLWMETVVSKVLWMETVVSKVLWMETVVSKVLWMETVVSKVLWMETVVSKVLWMETVVSKVLWMETVVSKVLWMETVVSKVLWMETVVSKVLWMETVVSNLLWMETVVSNLLWMETVVSKVLWMETVVSKVLWMETVVSNLLWMETVVSKVLWMETVVSKVLWMETVVSKVLWMETVVSNVLWMETVVSKVLWMETVVSKVLWMETVVSRVMDGDCSIQPVMDGDCSIQGVMDGDCSIQPVMDGDCSIQGVMDGDCSIQGVMDGDCSIQPVMDGDCSIPCYGWRL from the exons ATGCTAAAATGGGTATCAGAGAGTGTCAAAAAGGACCCGAAGACGAGACGGGTGGCATCCAAcctgttatggatggagactgtagtatccaaggtgttatggatggagactgtagtatccaaggtgttatggatggagactgtagtatccaaggtgttatggatggagactgtagtatccaatgtgttatggatggagactgtagtatccaaggtgttatggatggagactgtagtatccaaggtgttatggatggagactgtagtatccaaggtgttatggatggagactgtagtatccaaggtgttatggatggagactgtagtatccaaggtgttatggatggagactgtagtatccaaggtgttatggatggagactgtagtatccaaggtgttatggatggagactgtagtatccaaggtgttatggatggagactgtagtatccaaggtgttatggatggagactgtagtatccaaggtgttatggatggagactgtagtatccaaggtgttatggatggagactgtagtatccaacctgttatggatggagactgtagtatccaacctgttatggatggagactgtagtatccaaggtgttatggatggagactgtagtatccaaggtgttatggatggagactgtagtatccaacctgttatggatggagactgtagtatccaaggtgttatggatggagactgtagtatccaaggtgttatggatggagactgtagtatccaag gtgttatggatggagactgtagtatccaacgtgttatggatggagactgtagtatccaaggtgttatggatggagactgtagtatccaaggtgttatggatggagactgtagtatcccgtgttatggatggagactgtagtatccaacctgttatggatggagactgtagtatccaaggtgttatggatggagactgtagtatccaacctgttatggatggagactgtagtatccaaggtgttatggatggagactgtagtatccaaggtgttatggatggagactgtagtatccaacctgttatggatggagactgtagtatcccgtgttatggatggagactgtag